A genomic stretch from bacterium includes:
- a CDS encoding peptidase: MVQFPRLPAAEILGGDPTIWESSASTIGSSRGGRPIRGLHAGSGGFQISLIGGCHADEPVGPAMLDRLASHLVTLPRNHELLRDCTWRIVPHVNPDGEARNRVWTSKRVDTHDCLGSPDHGYDLPTYLEHVARELPGDDIEFGFPRPGETPTAGLRTENVAVAEFLAEGAPIRVHGSFHGMGLAPGPWFLLEASWTDRTSALRARLAARVAEMGYRLFDAERHGEKGFHRIAPGFATRPDSTAMREFFKARGERDEAAKFRPSSMEFARAHGPDPLTFVSEMPLFLTPSLGGDLVEHHQLQELRNRLQEATARGAESLTQVQAELEISPMPIRDQMVLQLAFLDEALAAVLASEPVHLNRAQPEHTPKEGGH, encoded by the coding sequence ATGGTGCAGTTCCCCCGCTTGCCGGCGGCCGAGATCCTCGGCGGCGACCCGACGATCTGGGAGAGCTCGGCTTCGACCATCGGCTCCTCCAGGGGAGGCCGCCCGATTCGAGGCTTGCACGCCGGGTCGGGCGGTTTTCAGATCAGCTTGATTGGCGGCTGCCACGCCGACGAGCCGGTCGGACCCGCCATGCTCGACCGCCTCGCGAGCCACCTCGTCACGCTTCCCAGAAACCACGAGTTGCTTCGCGACTGCACCTGGCGAATCGTGCCGCACGTCAACCCTGACGGCGAGGCGCGTAATCGAGTCTGGACCAGCAAGCGGGTCGACACCCACGATTGTCTCGGCAGCCCGGATCACGGCTACGACTTGCCCACCTACCTCGAGCATGTTGCGCGCGAGCTGCCCGGCGACGACATCGAGTTCGGTTTTCCCAGGCCAGGTGAGACGCCAACCGCCGGGCTTCGAACCGAGAACGTCGCGGTAGCGGAGTTCCTTGCCGAAGGCGCTCCTATACGAGTACACGGCTCATTTCACGGCATGGGTCTGGCGCCCGGCCCGTGGTTTCTGCTCGAGGCCTCGTGGACCGACCGTACTTCGGCCCTACGAGCAAGGCTCGCGGCACGGGTCGCCGAAATGGGGTACCGGCTCTTCGACGCCGAGCGCCATGGCGAGAAGGGGTTCCATCGGATCGCTCCAGGCTTTGCCACGCGCCCCGACTCGACGGCGATGCGGGAGTTTTTCAAAGCGCGAGGCGAGCGCGACGAGGCGGCCAAGTTCCGGCCGAGCTCCATGGAGTTCGCCCGCGCCCACGGCCCCGACCCGCTGACCTTCGTCAGCGAGATGCCGCTCTTTCTGACGCCATCGCTCGGCGGCGACCTGGTCGAGCATCACCAGCTTCAGGAGCTCCGGAATCGGCTGCAGGAAGCGACGGCGCGCGGAGCCGAGAGCCTGACCCAGGTACAGGCCGAGCTCGAGATCTCACCCATGCCCATCCGCGATCAGATGGTCTTACAGCTCGCGTTCTTGGACGAAGCGTTGGCGGCGGTGCTGGCCTCGGAGCCGGTTCACCTGAACCGCGCCCAGCCAGAGCACACCCCAAAGGAGGGCGGGCACTAG
- a CDS encoding EAL domain-containing protein yields the protein MEDRAEPHPANRGLSSDAYWYLVGFVDKNQKQWRTIIRSLPLKIGRHSGADLYLYSTSVSHEHAELFEQDGALWVRDLTSTNGTYVNSTRIEEAVQLNDGDTIHFADLVFRLGAYRPPLDTDEGQTRELDTQVLAAQLREHTSEFTRLMNREAVQPYFQAMYNIAGTQDVLGYELLSRGLLGDLETLPLELFYIAERLGRERELSQLCRKVGARAARSLPGSPICFMNTHPAELQEPKRFLRSVEELRDEEPGLRLAIEIHEAAVTGSERIAEIRDGLRDLGVQLAYDDFGTGQSRLRQIAEVPPDYLKFDMSLIRDLHRAPEERLQFVAGLVATSRSIGIVPIAEGIESRGEAEACASAGFECAQGYYYSLPRPVGEEAVGDERPVSPAR from the coding sequence ATGGAAGACCGAGCCGAACCTCATCCCGCAAACCGGGGCCTGTCGTCGGATGCGTACTGGTACCTGGTCGGCTTCGTCGACAAGAACCAGAAGCAGTGGCGAACCATCATTCGATCTCTTCCGTTGAAGATCGGGCGTCACTCGGGCGCGGACCTCTACCTGTATTCGACCAGCGTGTCCCACGAGCACGCTGAGCTGTTCGAACAGGACGGAGCGCTTTGGGTCCGCGACCTGACCAGCACCAACGGCACCTACGTCAATTCGACTCGGATCGAAGAAGCGGTCCAGTTGAACGACGGCGATACGATTCACTTCGCCGATCTGGTGTTCAGGCTCGGTGCCTATCGGCCGCCGCTGGATACAGACGAAGGACAAACCCGGGAGCTGGACACTCAGGTGCTCGCGGCCCAACTGCGAGAGCACACCAGCGAGTTCACTCGGCTGATGAACAGAGAAGCGGTCCAGCCCTACTTCCAGGCGATGTACAACATCGCCGGGACCCAGGACGTGCTGGGATACGAATTGCTGTCGCGAGGACTGCTCGGGGACCTGGAAACACTGCCGCTCGAGCTCTTCTACATTGCAGAACGACTGGGACGGGAGCGCGAGCTGAGTCAGCTCTGCCGCAAGGTCGGCGCAAGAGCGGCGCGGAGCCTGCCCGGAAGTCCCATCTGTTTTATGAATACCCACCCGGCCGAGCTGCAGGAGCCGAAACGGTTCCTGCGCTCGGTCGAAGAGCTGCGCGATGAGGAGCCCGGTCTTCGTCTGGCCATCGAGATTCATGAAGCCGCGGTCACGGGGAGCGAGCGAATCGCCGAGATTCGAGATGGCTTGAGGGATCTGGGCGTTCAGCTGGCCTACGACGACTTCGGTACCGGGCAGTCGCGTTTGCGCCAGATTGCCGAGGTGCCGCCGGACTATCTCAAGTTCGACATGAGCCTGATTCGGGATCTGCACCGGGCTCCGGAGGAGCGTCTTCAATTCGTCGCCGGCCTGGTTGCCACTTCCCGCTCGATCGGGATCGTGCCGATAGCCGAAGGGATCGAATCGCGAGGTGAGGCGGAAGCCTGTGCGAGCGCGGGCTTCGAATGCGCTCAGGGCTACTACTACTCGTTGCCTCGACCGGTTGGCGAAGAAGCGGTGGGCGACGAGAGACCCGTGAGTCCGGCGCGCTAG
- a CDS encoding metalloregulator ArsR/SmtB family transcription factor gives MNGLNLEPQRSFEPGVLDRMAVLGDSVRCRILLSCEQQELTVSELCTTLQLPQSTVSRHLKTLLDDGWLEARKDGTSRLYTAREPNSATAVELWDLVRRELVASPRAREDQRRLLEILAERPGRSQAFFSSTAGQWAEMRQDLFGNRFDLEAMLALLSDQWTVADLGCGAGDLAAALAPHVRRVIAVDDSPEMLTAATERLARFENVDVRLGRLEEIPVGDAELDAATVMLVLHHVASPEAVLAEAARCLRPGGQLLLVDMLPHEREKFRNEMGHVWLGFDPQRIEQWLTNAQLERTRVTTLTPQPDAQGPSLFAASAVKPK, from the coding sequence ATGAACGGATTAAACCTTGAGCCCCAACGCTCATTCGAGCCCGGAGTCCTGGACCGCATGGCGGTCCTGGGAGACTCCGTGCGCTGTCGGATCCTGCTCTCCTGTGAGCAGCAGGAGCTGACGGTTTCCGAGCTCTGCACGACTCTCCAGCTACCTCAGTCCACGGTCAGTCGGCACCTCAAGACCTTGCTCGACGACGGCTGGTTGGAAGCACGCAAGGACGGCACCAGTCGGCTCTACACGGCGCGCGAGCCCAACTCGGCCACCGCGGTCGAGCTTTGGGATCTCGTACGCCGAGAGCTCGTGGCGAGTCCCCGGGCACGAGAAGACCAGCGCCGGCTTCTGGAGATTCTGGCGGAGCGCCCGGGACGATCCCAGGCGTTCTTCTCGTCAACGGCCGGCCAGTGGGCCGAAATGCGCCAGGACCTGTTCGGCAACCGCTTCGACCTGGAAGCCATGTTGGCCCTTCTGAGCGACCAGTGGACGGTCGCCGACCTGGGCTGCGGCGCCGGCGACCTCGCTGCCGCGCTCGCCCCTCACGTCCGACGCGTGATAGCCGTGGACGACTCCCCAGAGATGTTGACCGCCGCAACCGAACGGCTGGCGCGATTCGAGAACGTCGACGTTCGACTCGGAAGGCTCGAAGAGATCCCGGTCGGGGACGCCGAGCTGGACGCCGCCACCGTGATGCTTGTGCTTCACCACGTCGCCTCACCGGAGGCGGTGCTGGCCGAGGCCGCGCGCTGCCTACGCCCCGGCGGCCAGCTCCTACTGGTCGACATGCTGCCGCACGAGCGTGAGAAGTTCAGAAACGAGATGGGCCACGTATGGCTCGGTTTCGACCCGCAGCGAATCGAGCAGTGGCTCACGAACGCGCAGCTCGAGCGCACCCGCGTCACTACCCTCACACCCCAACCCGATGCCCAGGGGCCGTCGCTGTTCGCGGCGAGCGCCGTGAAACCCAAGTAA
- a CDS encoding adenosylhomocysteinase, which translates to MTESNPTSAEAATRVPFKVADLNLAESGRKEIRLAEHEMPGLMALRSKYGQTKPLAGAKIMGSLHMTVQTAVLIETLTELGADVRWVSCNIFSTQDHAAAAVVVGRPETGGTPAAPKGIPVFAWKGETLEEYWWCTKEALLWPDGSGPDLIVDDGGDATLFVHRTREFEQAGTIPEFDADNDPEEWGVILGAIRTELAAHPGAWTKLAEGIKGVSEETTTGVHRLYQMEKEGSLLFPAINVNDSVTKSKFDNIYGCRHSVVDGLNRATDVMIAAKTAVVCGFGEVGKGCAQALRGQGARVVVTEIDPICALQAAMEGYEVTTLEDVVETADIFVTTTGNFDIITAEHMARMKDKAIVSNIGHFDNEIDIAGLKKMNGVRSENVKPQYDEWIFPDGHSVLILAEGRLMNLGCATGHPSFVMSASFTNQVLAQIDLWANRETYDKTVMMLPKMLDEEVARLHLDQLGVKLTRLTDEQAKYIGVDVDGPYKPDHYRY; encoded by the coding sequence ATGACCGAATCCAACCCGACAAGCGCGGAGGCTGCCACCCGCGTGCCGTTCAAGGTGGCCGACCTGAATCTCGCCGAAAGCGGCCGCAAGGAGATTCGACTCGCCGAGCACGAAATGCCGGGCCTCATGGCCCTACGCTCGAAGTACGGGCAGACCAAGCCGCTGGCCGGGGCCAAGATCATGGGCTCGCTGCACATGACGGTCCAGACCGCCGTCCTGATCGAAACCCTGACCGAGCTCGGCGCCGATGTGCGCTGGGTGTCGTGCAACATCTTCTCCACCCAGGATCACGCCGCCGCCGCGGTCGTGGTGGGCCGGCCCGAGACTGGCGGCACACCGGCAGCCCCCAAGGGCATCCCGGTCTTCGCCTGGAAGGGCGAGACCCTGGAAGAGTACTGGTGGTGCACCAAGGAAGCGCTCCTCTGGCCCGACGGCTCGGGCCCGGACCTGATCGTCGATGACGGCGGCGACGCCACCCTGTTCGTCCACAGAACCCGCGAGTTCGAGCAAGCCGGCACAATTCCGGAGTTCGACGCCGACAACGACCCCGAGGAGTGGGGCGTCATTCTCGGTGCGATCCGGACCGAGCTTGCAGCCCACCCGGGCGCTTGGACAAAGCTGGCCGAAGGCATCAAGGGCGTGTCCGAAGAGACCACGACCGGCGTCCACCGCCTCTATCAGATGGAAAAAGAGGGCAGCCTCCTGTTTCCGGCGATCAACGTCAACGACTCGGTGACCAAGTCGAAGTTCGACAACATCTACGGCTGCCGGCACTCGGTCGTCGACGGCCTCAACCGGGCGACCGACGTGATGATCGCCGCCAAGACCGCGGTCGTCTGCGGTTTCGGCGAAGTCGGCAAGGGCTGCGCCCAGGCCCTGCGTGGGCAGGGCGCCCGGGTGGTAGTGACCGAGATCGACCCCATCTGCGCGCTGCAAGCGGCGATGGAGGGTTATGAGGTCACAACGCTCGAAGACGTCGTCGAGACGGCGGACATCTTCGTCACCACGACCGGTAACTTCGACATCATCACCGCCGAGCACATGGCGCGGATGAAGGACAAGGCCATCGTGTCCAACATCGGCCATTTCGACAACGAGATCGACATTGCCGGCCTGAAGAAGATGAATGGCGTTCGCTCGGAGAACGTCAAACCGCAGTACGACGAGTGGATCTTCCCGGACGGTCACTCGGTGCTGATCCTCGCCGAGGGCCGGTTGATGAACCTCGGTTGCGCTACCGGCCACCCTTCTTTCGTGATGTCGGCCTCGTTCACCAACCAGGTTCTGGCTCAGATCGATCTGTGGGCCAACCGCGAGACCTACGACAAGACCGTCATGATGCTGCCGAAGATGCTCGACGAAGAGGTCGCACGGCTGCACCTCGACCAGCTGGGAGTCAAGCTCACCCGGCTGACGGACGAGCAGGCCAAATACATCGGGGTGGATGTGGACGGCCCGTACAAGCCGGACCACTATCGCTACTAG
- a CDS encoding NAD(P)/FAD-dependent oxidoreductase: protein MGTLPPAEAEPVDFDVAVVGAGPAGATCALDLARAGVRVALLDKAAPPRYKTCGGGIVGRALRFLDVDVGSSVERSLNRVELNIGGLGFAVERSPAPVVMAMRATFDSSLVEAALEAGARLLAPWAFRGLRSEGTRIEIGTDRGAIGVSSVVGADGAGSRVARMAGWGKPPRSVPAIESEIRVPREILDRFAGAARFDFGWIPHGYGWVFPKRSHLSVGCLATRRASYETRSSSLGLNHHFERYLRKLNLDHAFEREDHGFAIPTRPRDRRLARDRVLLVGDAAGLGDPLTCEGISHAILSGQLAARALIETREEPHLTEERYQALLERFILPELRWARRLAPLLYDYPRLRSFVFRRVGVRLCESLADVFCGSRTYQDLMHRPTTYRRLLGGLLRSWVGT, encoded by the coding sequence GTGGGCACGCTGCCGCCTGCTGAGGCCGAGCCCGTGGATTTCGATGTCGCGGTAGTCGGCGCAGGACCTGCGGGAGCTACCTGTGCGCTCGATCTCGCCCGGGCCGGAGTCAGGGTCGCCCTCTTGGACAAGGCCGCGCCGCCACGTTACAAGACCTGCGGCGGCGGAATCGTCGGCCGCGCGCTCCGGTTCCTGGACGTCGATGTCGGCTCGAGCGTCGAGCGAAGCTTGAATCGGGTCGAGCTCAACATAGGAGGACTGGGCTTTGCGGTGGAGCGCTCGCCGGCCCCAGTGGTGATGGCAATGAGAGCGACGTTCGATTCCAGTTTGGTCGAAGCGGCGCTCGAGGCCGGGGCGAGGCTGCTCGCACCGTGGGCGTTTCGAGGCCTTCGGAGCGAAGGCACGCGCATCGAAATTGGAACCGACCGGGGCGCGATCGGTGTGTCCTCGGTCGTGGGCGCGGATGGCGCCGGCAGCCGGGTAGCGCGAATGGCAGGGTGGGGGAAGCCGCCGCGCTCGGTACCGGCGATCGAATCCGAGATTCGCGTACCTCGAGAGATCTTAGACCGCTTCGCCGGCGCCGCGAGGTTCGATTTCGGTTGGATACCGCACGGCTATGGCTGGGTGTTTCCCAAGCGGAGCCACCTGTCTGTGGGATGCCTTGCCACCCGGCGAGCGAGTTACGAAACCAGGTCGAGCTCGCTTGGCCTGAACCATCACTTTGAGCGCTACTTGCGGAAGTTGAATCTCGATCATGCTTTCGAGCGCGAGGACCACGGCTTCGCGATTCCGACTCGGCCCAGGGACCGCCGTTTGGCCCGCGACCGTGTACTTTTGGTGGGAGACGCGGCCGGGCTCGGTGACCCGCTGACCTGTGAAGGGATCTCGCACGCCATCCTGAGCGGCCAGCTTGCAGCCCGGGCTCTGATCGAGACTCGGGAGGAACCGCACCTGACCGAAGAGAGATATCAGGCGCTTCTCGAGCGTTTCATCCTGCCGGAGCTCAGATGGGCCCGGCGCCTCGCGCCCCTGCTCTACGATTACCCTCGTCTGCGAAGTTTCGTTTTTCGCCGTGTGGGCGTCAGGCTCTGTGAGTCGCTTGCCGATGTGTTCTGCGGCAGTCGGACCTATCAAGATCTGATGCATCGCCCGACCACCTACCGGCGTTTGCTGGGCGGCCTGCTGCGTTCGTGGGTGGGGACCTGA
- a CDS encoding Hsp33 family molecular chaperone HslO — MQPSRLEIGLAGEGTFRWVAADLTLPLEEARRCLDLSPLASVALGRALVGAVLLQRFSFKVPARLILEVHGDGPLGSVRAEAEHTGKVRGTVGNPRVEGRDGGFRIAGALGEGSLFVTRETTGVRARRYTSQVSLVSGELGDDLTHYLEQSEQIRSAVLLGVLPTATGIGAAGGLIVEALPGTEEDALSSLERNICSLEGVSGHLKTGGVSRLLAATFQGFDLEHLGHHDLEYSCPCDRSRLLGYLRALDREALEDLAEKDGRCEAVCSFCGNRYIYRQAELSGGHAAAC; from the coding sequence GTGCAGCCCTCACGCCTCGAAATCGGATTGGCAGGTGAAGGGACGTTCCGCTGGGTCGCCGCCGACCTGACGCTGCCTCTCGAAGAAGCGCGTCGCTGCCTGGACCTCTCGCCGCTGGCATCGGTTGCCCTGGGACGGGCATTGGTCGGCGCCGTTCTGCTGCAACGGTTCTCGTTCAAGGTCCCCGCGCGGCTTATTCTCGAGGTTCATGGTGACGGCCCGTTGGGCTCGGTGCGCGCGGAAGCCGAGCACACGGGCAAGGTCCGCGGCACGGTCGGCAACCCCCGTGTCGAAGGGCGGGATGGCGGCTTCCGAATCGCGGGTGCGCTCGGCGAGGGTTCCCTGTTCGTCACCCGGGAGACGACCGGAGTCCGGGCGCGGCGCTACACCAGCCAAGTGAGCCTTGTGTCGGGCGAGTTGGGTGATGATCTCACCCACTATCTCGAGCAGAGCGAGCAGATTCGTTCAGCGGTCCTCCTCGGCGTCCTTCCGACTGCAACCGGCATCGGAGCGGCGGGTGGTTTGATCGTGGAAGCTCTGCCCGGCACGGAAGAGGACGCGCTTTCGAGCCTCGAACGAAACATCTGCTCTCTCGAGGGCGTGAGTGGCCACTTGAAGACGGGAGGCGTCTCGCGGCTGCTGGCCGCCACCTTCCAGGGCTTCGATCTCGAGCATCTCGGTCACCACGACCTCGAATACAGCTGCCCTTGTGACCGCTCTCGGCTTCTCGGTTACCTCCGAGCCCTGGATCGCGAGGCGTTGGAAGACCTGGCCGAGAAGGACGGACGCTGCGAGGCCGTGTGCTCTTTCTGCGGCAATCGGTATATCTATCGTCAGGCGGAGCTCTCGGGTGGGCACGCTGCCGCCTGCTGA
- a CDS encoding RNA pseudouridine synthase encodes MALVEGRPVEDGGIFEGPLGPDESSRVEMKVAVREDGRPARSLWRLVRNLGDVSLLELEPKTGRRHQLRVHLASAGHPIVGDKLYGGGEDLFLRSLARELTDRDRLRLSLCRQALHAWRLEFRLDCLASSLSLEAPLAADLTRWIEGLELSETPCAKLVVGG; translated from the coding sequence TTGGCGCTGGTCGAAGGTCGCCCGGTCGAGGACGGCGGTATCTTCGAGGGTCCGCTCGGTCCCGACGAGTCTTCGAGAGTTGAAATGAAGGTGGCGGTAAGGGAAGACGGGCGACCGGCTCGGAGTCTCTGGCGGCTGGTGCGCAACCTCGGCGATGTCTCATTGCTGGAGCTCGAGCCCAAGACCGGCCGCAGGCATCAGCTGCGAGTACATCTGGCCTCGGCCGGCCATCCGATCGTCGGAGACAAGCTCTACGGCGGTGGTGAGGATCTGTTCCTGCGCTCCCTCGCCCGGGAGCTCACCGATCGCGACCGTCTGCGGCTGTCGCTGTGCCGGCAGGCGCTGCACGCCTGGCGGCTCGAGTTTCGCCTGGATTGCCTCGCGTCGAGCCTGAGCCTCGAAGCGCCTCTGGCCGCGGACCTGACTCGGTGGATCGAGGGTCTCGAACTCTCGGAGACGCCATGCGCGAAGCTCGTGGTCGGCGGCTGA
- a CDS encoding DUF2911 domain-containing protein, protein MKRRRQTLMLLMIALLLAGVSHAERGDDTNRKSKNGELRGPIGGVEMTLEYGRPNVKDRKIWGGLVPYDRVWRTGADEATTISFDHDVKVEGEPLPAGRYAFFTIPRMESWTLVFNNTPDQWGAFSYDDTEDALRVDVSPVSAEHVEALTFSIEGSDVVLRWEKLAVSFTVEADG, encoded by the coding sequence ATGAAACGTCGCCGCCAGACTCTAATGCTATTGATGATCGCTTTGCTTCTTGCCGGCGTGAGCCACGCGGAGCGCGGAGATGACACCAACCGAAAAAGCAAGAACGGAGAGCTCCGGGGTCCGATCGGTGGGGTCGAGATGACCCTCGAGTATGGGCGCCCCAACGTCAAGGACCGGAAGATCTGGGGCGGTCTCGTTCCCTATGACCGCGTGTGGCGGACCGGAGCCGATGAAGCAACAACCATCAGTTTCGATCACGATGTCAAGGTCGAGGGCGAGCCGCTACCGGCCGGCCGCTACGCTTTCTTCACGATTCCTCGGATGGAGTCTTGGACGCTGGTCTTCAACAACACGCCGGACCAGTGGGGAGCTTTCAGCTACGACGACACCGAAGATGCCTTGCGCGTGGACGTGAGCCCGGTCTCCGCTGAGCATGTCGAAGCTCTGACGTTCTCGATCGAAGGCAGCGACGTCGTGCTGCGCTGGGAGAAGCTCGCGGTTTCGTTTACCGTGGAAGCCGACGGTTAG
- a CDS encoding histidine phosphatase family protein, translating into MLRVYLLRHGKSDWDAPYGADHNRPLAPRGRRAARRVGAFLSGLGQEPHSVVTSTAVRAQKTAALAAEAGSWSCPIRSTEKLYLASPAALLAEARAEVSGVERLMLVGHEPAWSDTVGLFIGSGRVKMVTAALARLDLPGTDWSRIDFGGATLAWLVTPKLLEAADTE; encoded by the coding sequence ATGTTGCGTGTTTACCTTCTACGCCACGGGAAATCCGATTGGGATGCGCCCTACGGGGCCGATCACAATCGCCCCCTCGCGCCGCGCGGCCGCCGCGCCGCCCGCCGGGTGGGCGCCTTCTTGAGCGGCCTCGGCCAGGAGCCGCATTCGGTGGTGACCTCGACGGCGGTCAGGGCTCAAAAGACCGCGGCGCTCGCCGCGGAAGCCGGTTCGTGGAGCTGTCCGATCCGATCGACCGAGAAGCTCTATCTGGCGTCGCCGGCGGCACTGCTGGCTGAGGCCCGAGCGGAGGTCAGCGGGGTGGAGCGGCTGATGCTGGTCGGTCACGAGCCTGCCTGGTCCGACACGGTCGGACTGTTCATCGGCAGCGGACGTGTCAAAATGGTGACTGCCGCCCTGGCCCGCCTCGACCTTCCGGGCACCGACTGGTCCCGGATCGATTTCGGGGGGGCGACCCTCGCCTGGCTGGTGACGCCGAAGCTGCTCGAAGCCGCCGACACAGAGTGA
- the ppk1 gene encoding polyphosphate kinase 1 — translation MTTLESISRPLDLDSSEFYFNRELSWLDFNSRVLDEALSQDKPLLERVKFLSIFSSNLDEFFMVRVSGLRRQLESGTLSAPPDGMTPSEQLAGIRERLVPELKRRTRAWEEDLRPALAAVGIYVHDYDHLKKKQRKLMRDEFKKEIFPILTPLAVDLSHPFPHISNRSINLAVVIRDPKLGERFARVKVPHVLTRFRRIPSEEGVDDPRRLGLESDREAHFVWLEQIVSANLDRLFPGLEVVAAHPFRITRDADQEIEEDEASDLMTAMQEVVDQRHFGSVIRLEVDSKMPESIRAILIKNLGLAPYQVFDVEGPMGLSDLLELGTLDRPELKDPPFLPVFPADMTGDADLFRVIRSRDVLVYHPYDSFRPVVDFVSQAASDPDVVAIKQTLYRVGLNSPIVDALMEARENGKQVSAIVELRARFDEEKNINWAQALEQAGVHVVYGVQDLKVHAKMCLVVRRERDGIRRYVHVGTGNYNAVTTRVYTDIGLFTDDPQLVADVSDLFNALTGYSLKSDYRKLLVSPHSMRRQLIEKVEREIERHKSRGDGHLVFKMNSLVDKELIQTLYRASHEGVRIDLQVRGICCLRPGVSGLSDNIDVTSIVGRFLEHSRIYYFHNGGAEELYLGSADLMPRNLDGRVEILVPVEDPRLRDLIRDDILFAHLADTAQASRLLSDGTYARIASAAGGEVMNSQILRLEQPGPWLAEE, via the coding sequence ATGACGACTCTCGAATCGATCAGCCGCCCTCTCGATCTGGACTCCAGCGAGTTCTACTTCAATCGCGAATTGAGCTGGCTCGATTTTAATTCGCGAGTCCTGGACGAAGCGCTCAGCCAGGACAAGCCGCTTCTGGAAAGGGTCAAGTTCTTGTCCATCTTCTCCTCGAACTTGGACGAGTTCTTCATGGTGCGGGTCTCCGGGCTTCGACGTCAGCTGGAATCGGGAACCCTCTCGGCGCCGCCCGATGGCATGACGCCTTCGGAGCAGCTCGCGGGCATTCGCGAGCGGCTGGTGCCGGAACTCAAGCGCCGCACCCGGGCATGGGAGGAGGATCTCCGGCCCGCGCTCGCGGCCGTCGGAATCTACGTCCACGACTACGACCACCTGAAGAAGAAGCAGCGCAAGCTCATGAGAGACGAGTTCAAGAAGGAGATCTTTCCCATCCTGACGCCGCTGGCGGTCGATCTGAGCCACCCGTTTCCGCATATCTCGAATCGCAGCATCAACCTGGCGGTTGTCATCCGCGATCCGAAACTCGGCGAGCGTTTCGCTCGCGTCAAGGTACCCCACGTACTCACCCGGTTTCGTCGGATCCCGAGCGAGGAGGGCGTCGACGATCCGAGAAGGCTCGGTCTCGAGAGCGACCGCGAAGCTCACTTCGTCTGGCTGGAACAGATCGTGTCGGCGAATCTCGACCGCCTGTTCCCGGGCCTCGAAGTGGTCGCCGCTCATCCTTTCCGGATCACCCGCGACGCCGACCAGGAGATCGAAGAGGACGAAGCCAGTGATCTGATGACCGCGATGCAGGAGGTGGTCGACCAGCGTCACTTCGGATCCGTCATTCGCCTGGAAGTCGACAGCAAGATGCCAGAGAGCATCCGGGCAATCCTGATCAAGAACCTCGGCCTCGCGCCTTATCAGGTCTTCGACGTCGAGGGGCCGATGGGGCTCTCCGACCTTCTCGAGTTGGGGACTCTCGACAGGCCCGAGCTCAAAGACCCACCGTTCCTGCCCGTCTTCCCCGCCGATATGACGGGTGATGCCGACCTATTTCGGGTGATCCGCTCTCGCGACGTCCTCGTCTATCACCCCTACGACAGCTTCCGGCCGGTGGTCGATTTCGTCTCCCAGGCGGCGTCCGATCCCGACGTCGTGGCGATCAAGCAGACCCTCTATCGGGTCGGCCTCAACTCGCCCATCGTCGACGCCCTGATGGAGGCTCGCGAGAACGGCAAGCAGGTCTCGGCCATCGTCGAGCTGCGGGCGCGCTTCGACGAAGAAAAGAACATCAATTGGGCCCAAGCTCTCGAGCAGGCCGGTGTGCACGTGGTCTATGGCGTTCAGGACCTGAAGGTCCACGCCAAGATGTGTCTGGTCGTTCGCAGAGAGCGCGACGGCATCCGACGCTACGTCCATGTCGGAACCGGGAACTACAACGCCGTAACCACGCGCGTGTACACGGATATTGGCCTCTTCACCGACGACCCTCAGCTCGTGGCCGACGTTTCGGATCTCTTCAACGCTCTGACGGGCTACTCGCTCAAGTCCGACTACCGCAAGCTGCTGGTCTCCCCCCACAGCATGCGCCGACAGCTAATAGAGAAGGTCGAAAGAGAGATCGAGCGCCACAAGAGCCGGGGCGATGGGCACCTGGTATTCAAGATGAACTCGCTGGTCGACAAGGAGCTCATTCAGACTCTCTACAGGGCTTCCCACGAGGGTGTGCGCATCGATCTCCAGGTGCGCGGCATCTGTTGCCTGCGCCCGGGCGTTTCCGGGTTGAGTGACAACATTGACGTCACTTCAATCGTCGGGCGCTTCCTCGAGCACTCACGAATCTACTATTTCCACAACGGCGGCGCGGAAGAGCTCTACCTCGGCAGCGCAGATCTGATGCCGAGGAATCTGGATGGCAGAGTCGAGATCCTGGTGCCGGTCGAAGACCCCAGGCTGCGCGATCTGATTCGGGACGACATTCTCTTCGCGCACCTGGCCGATACCGCGCAGGCGAGCAGGCTCCTGTCGGATGGCACCTACGCGCGCATCGCGTCGGCAGCCGGTGGCGAGGTCATGAACTCCCAGATCCTGCGCCTGGAGCAACCGGGTCCGTGGTTGGCTGAAGAGTAG